From the genome of Ignavibacteriales bacterium, one region includes:
- a CDS encoding OmpA family protein — MKPITYLIIIAYAGLLAGCGATIPPTELINARQAYQHASSGQAAQLVPAELHKAKAALDVAEKSFQDEPESYQTRDLAYVADRKAKMAEALATTVAENAKTAKAEKDYQASQTEILKNTKEDLATSERNAALKTEQLAAEKKVSDMQGAQLAAEQKARLEAEARETKAQADLAKLAAVKEEARGLVITLSGSVLFASNKSELLPMAQNRLNQVADALLETKERKLTVEGHTDSQGSDTHNQLLSQQRADAVRSYLISRGYPSDLIQAQGIGENRPVADNNSVEGRANNRRVEIIVDHAK; from the coding sequence ATGAAACCAATTACATATCTCATCATCATAGCATATGCCGGACTGCTTGCTGGCTGCGGTGCGACCATTCCTCCAACAGAGCTAATCAATGCGCGTCAGGCTTATCAACATGCAAGTTCTGGGCAGGCCGCACAATTAGTTCCTGCCGAGTTACACAAAGCAAAAGCGGCACTTGATGTTGCTGAAAAATCTTTCCAAGACGAGCCTGAATCATACCAAACGCGAGATCTCGCTTATGTTGCGGATCGCAAAGCCAAGATGGCTGAAGCTCTTGCTACCACTGTTGCTGAAAATGCAAAAACCGCTAAGGCAGAGAAGGATTACCAGGCATCACAGACCGAAATTTTGAAGAACACTAAAGAGGACCTAGCTACATCGGAGCGTAACGCTGCGCTTAAAACAGAGCAGCTTGCTGCAGAGAAAAAGGTATCTGATATGCAAGGAGCACAGCTTGCCGCAGAGCAAAAAGCACGACTCGAAGCAGAAGCTAGAGAAACTAAAGCGCAAGCAGATCTTGCAAAACTTGCGGCTGTTAAAGAAGAGGCGCGTGGTCTCGTAATTACTCTTTCAGGAAGTGTACTTTTTGCTTCGAACAAATCGGAGCTCTTGCCAATGGCACAGAATAGGTTAAACCAAGTTGCCGATGCGCTCTTAGAGACTAAAGAAAGGAAACTAACCGTTGAAGGTCATACCGACTCTCAGGGTTCTGACACTCATAATCAGTTGTTATCGCAGCAGCGTGCTGATGCAGTGCGTTCATACCTTATTTCACGCGGTTACCCAAGCGATTTGATTCAAGCACAGGGAATCGGTGAAAATAGACCGGTGGCTGATAATAATAGCGTCGAAGGTAGAGCGAACAATCGCCGGGTTGAAATTATTGTCGATCATGCTAAATAG
- a CDS encoding AI-2E family transporter, translated as MTERTNPLSGMHILISAAALVIIIAGINLAQSVVVLFLISVFFALLGTPAVLWLKEKHIPSGFAVLIVMAVMIIIIILIGAQIGSSVSNFSDELPLLQTRIREQVKALTVLLTSKGIVVSPKFFLEYVNPEAIMKLTAGLLSGLSSLLSDLVLILLTVTFILLEVSSFPVKLRTIIGDPKQAFPQFTKFIVDMKRYMVIKTIINLVAGILIAVWMQILGVQFPVLWGFLAFILHYIPNIGSVIAAVPAALLALVQLGLGSALLVVAGNVFIGFIIGNVIEPRLMGRKFGLSTLVVFLSLIFWGSLLGLVGAILCIPLTMTFKFAFESSESTRWIAVLLGSEKLDEISKPMAKKKKQ; from the coding sequence ATGACTGAGAGAACTAATCCTTTAAGCGGAATGCATATTCTAATAAGCGCAGCCGCATTAGTAATAATTATTGCCGGGATCAATCTTGCACAATCTGTTGTTGTCCTATTCCTTATTTCTGTTTTCTTTGCGCTGCTAGGAACTCCGGCGGTGCTTTGGTTAAAAGAAAAACATATCCCATCAGGATTTGCCGTATTGATCGTAATGGCAGTCATGATAATTATTATAATTCTGATTGGCGCACAAATTGGTTCATCCGTCAGTAACTTTTCCGATGAACTGCCTTTATTGCAAACACGCATTAGAGAACAAGTCAAAGCACTCACAGTACTATTGACAAGCAAGGGCATTGTAGTTTCCCCAAAATTTTTTCTAGAATACGTTAATCCCGAAGCGATAATGAAACTCACTGCCGGCTTACTATCGGGATTAAGTTCTCTACTATCCGATCTTGTTTTAATCCTTCTAACAGTAACTTTTATCTTGCTTGAAGTATCAAGCTTTCCGGTAAAACTTCGAACCATCATCGGTGATCCCAAGCAGGCATTTCCGCAATTCACAAAATTTATAGTTGATATGAAACGATACATGGTAATCAAGACAATAATCAACTTAGTTGCCGGAATTTTAATTGCTGTATGGATGCAGATACTCGGCGTACAATTCCCCGTATTATGGGGGTTCCTCGCATTTATTCTTCATTATATACCAAATATCGGTTCTGTTATAGCAGCTGTTCCTGCTGCTCTTCTTGCTCTTGTCCAACTGGGGTTGGGTAGCGCTCTACTTGTTGTTGCCGGTAATGTTTTTATCGGATTCATAATTGGTAATGTGATTGAACCCCGACTTATGGGAAGGAAATTCGGACTTTCTACTTTGGTCGTTTTTCTATCGCTGATCTTCTGGGGCAGTTTACTTGGTTTGGTAGGTGCGATTCTTTGTATTCCGCTAACAATGACATTTAAGTTTGCTTTCGAAAGTAGTGAAAGTACAAGATGGATAGCTGTATTGCTGGGATCAGAAAAATTAGATGAAATTTCTAAACCAATGGCGAAGAAGAAAAAACAATGA
- a CDS encoding sugar transferase, giving the protein MNGKKYFETKYRIDFILSIFILIVAFPFMLLISILLTLILKSYPLVIQKRGITEENQVFNIYKFRTIKTTHTRQLKRENILFKPDLSQYVPAFCRWLRKTGFDELPQIFNVLKGDMSLVGPRPLTISDLKVLKNYYPQYYHIRNSITIKPGITGMWQVFGNRNKGIENLIDLDLHYSEKTSLLLDLLILLSTVILIAKGKHTDAIFPSLSYYKEWGTKKIQIPH; this is encoded by the coding sequence ATGAATGGTAAAAAATATTTCGAAACAAAATATAGAATCGACTTTATCTTAAGCATATTTATCTTAATAGTTGCGTTTCCCTTTATGCTGTTGATTTCAATTCTATTGACGCTAATCTTAAAATCATATCCGCTAGTAATTCAAAAGCGGGGTATTACAGAAGAAAACCAAGTCTTCAACATTTACAAATTTAGAACAATCAAGACTACTCACACTAGACAATTAAAAAGAGAAAACATTCTTTTCAAACCGGACTTATCTCAATACGTGCCTGCTTTTTGCAGATGGTTAAGAAAAACTGGATTTGACGAATTACCTCAGATTTTCAACGTGTTGAAAGGTGATATGAGTTTAGTTGGTCCCCGCCCTTTAACTATTAGCGATCTTAAAGTACTGAAGAATTATTATCCGCAGTATTACCATATCCGAAACTCAATAACAATAAAGCCCGGTATTACCGGAATGTGGCAAGTATTTGGGAATAGAAACAAAGGGATAGAAAATTTAATTGATCTTGATCTTCATTATTCTGAAAAGACTTCGCTTTTACTAGACCTACTTATTTTATTAAGTACAGTTATATTAATCGCTAAAGGAAAGCACACTGACGCTATCTTTCCGAGTCTGTCTTATTATAAAGAATGGGGTACTAAAAAAATACAAATCCCACATTAA
- a CDS encoding mechanosensitive ion channel, whose product MKEFTNQILKYLNEVKDFLNIRLFDIGHTSITLWTFIYFLFLAWLLFFITSKLKKWMVYKVLAKSKIELGVRLAVGTIIRYGFLILGLVIAVQTVGIDLSAITILAGALGVGIGFGLQNVTNNLVSGIIILFERPIKVGDRIQVGEVFGDVVSISMRSTMVVTNDNISVIVPNSEFISSIVTNWSYNDRNVRFSIPVGVAYKEDPEIVKKILLEVADMEDGVLKDPQPDVVFEEFGESSLNFGLKIWTSTYITTPGILKSKLYFEIFKKFKENNIEIPFPQRDLHIKNTEFMISQPKVEKN is encoded by the coding sequence ATGAAAGAATTCACAAATCAAATACTAAAATATTTAAATGAAGTAAAAGACTTCCTTAATATTCGCTTGTTCGATATCGGGCATACTTCAATAACACTTTGGACTTTTATTTATTTTTTATTTCTTGCATGGCTTCTTTTCTTCATTACCTCCAAGCTAAAAAAATGGATGGTCTACAAAGTTCTTGCCAAAAGCAAGATAGAACTTGGTGTTCGTCTCGCGGTTGGAACTATTATCCGTTACGGTTTTCTTATACTCGGACTTGTGATAGCAGTGCAAACTGTTGGTATAGATCTAAGTGCAATAACTATTCTTGCCGGCGCTCTTGGCGTAGGTATCGGTTTCGGTCTGCAGAATGTCACAAATAATTTGGTAAGCGGTATAATTATTCTTTTTGAAAGACCGATAAAGGTGGGAGATCGGATACAAGTGGGAGAAGTGTTTGGTGATGTTGTAAGTATTTCTATGAGATCAACAATGGTTGTGACAAATGATAATATTTCTGTGATAGTTCCCAACTCTGAGTTTATTTCATCAATTGTTACAAACTGGAGTTACAACGACAGAAATGTGAGGTTCAGTATTCCGGTAGGTGTTGCTTATAAAGAAGATCCTGAAATTGTAAAGAAAATTTTACTGGAAGTTGCGGATATGGAAGATGGCGTTTTAAAAGATCCGCAACCCGATGTGGTTTTTGAAGAGTTTGGTGAGAGTTCACTAAATTTTGGTTTGAAAATTTGGACAAGCACTTACATAACCACACCGGGAATTCTGAAAAGCAAACTATATTTTGAAATATTCAAAAAATTCAAAGAAAACAACATCGAAATACCTTTCCCCCAAAGAGACTTACATATTAAGAATACAGAATTCATGATAAGTCAACCAAAAGTTGAAAAAAATTAA
- a CDS encoding response regulator, with product MNGKNKLLIVEDDKLNQLAYRGVLSKHYDVKICGDDKEFYSALSEDTYELFIIDLALNCEKNGIDLIKELRQMDKYKGTPIIVVTAYAFTKDRKLSLEAGADKFIVKPFDNKNLLGEIQKYF from the coding sequence ATGAATGGAAAAAATAAGCTATTGATAGTAGAAGATGATAAACTAAATCAGTTGGCATATAGGGGAGTTCTATCTAAGCATTATGATGTAAAAATCTGCGGTGATGATAAAGAATTCTATTCCGCATTAAGTGAAGACACTTATGAATTATTCATCATCGATCTAGCCCTTAATTGCGAAAAAAACGGGATTGACCTTATAAAGGAGCTGCGGCAAATGGACAAATACAAGGGAACCCCAATAATAGTGGTAACTGCATATGCATTTACGAAAGACCGGAAATTATCTCTGGAGGCTGGTGCGGATAAATTTATAGTTAAACCCTTTGATAATAAAAATCTATTGGGAGAGATTCAGAAATATTTTTAG
- a CDS encoding HAMP domain-containing sensor histidine kinase, with translation MSIVENRAADAEIIKSLKIASAISIIAGSWSLLFEIFYFHFFKVDIYFARVLFTLIALTIFFLSFKNISQRLTTILVHLLIISLISSFIYTIYKIPNTLFINSQILSLLIFTTALIFSWEVKNQIIVAIYYNLLFAGSIIFNGSNIFFLPNLFSITIFVSLISLLSIVASAVNYSRRKIYKSKAEEVNFIFNSIPIGICRTDGFGNILTQNKFLAFLLGAEQIKKKSNIVELISDSKFSEYFSQINYSGADAREVSVNYKNEEDKMIYLRVISKYKSTESGNKNIDFIIKDESNEVLARNEQKEIALKLLNETKEKEHFAQMRILEKNQKIQLLAKINHEVRTPLNAILMFQQMIEEDILRSMEEVKKYSKSVKTAVGHLLNTIDNFIYYAKIETGKMENEMALFNIQEEIEDIIQLLKPLALGKCIGLSLILEKSSRILAYSDVKKYRQIMTNLIANSIKFTRTGNINVILNNRHLDDDQYEIITKIEDTGIGIAKDKLTDIFNPFVSLNEDNSERYSGGLGLAICKEFIQILEGKIEITSVVGQGSEFVVTIPYQYDFSKINAKSF, from the coding sequence ATGTCGATTGTTGAAAATAGAGCAGCAGATGCTGAAATTATTAAGTCTCTCAAAATTGCATCAGCAATTTCAATAATCGCCGGAAGCTGGTCTTTATTATTTGAGATTTTCTATTTTCACTTTTTTAAAGTTGATATCTACTTTGCTAGAGTCTTGTTCACTTTAATAGCCCTAACAATATTTTTCCTCTCATTTAAGAATATCAGTCAACGATTAACAACAATTCTTGTACATCTGCTTATTATATCTCTAATAAGTTCATTCATTTATACAATCTACAAGATTCCAAACACACTCTTTATTAACTCTCAAATACTCTCGCTGCTAATTTTTACAACAGCATTAATTTTTAGTTGGGAAGTTAAAAACCAAATCATTGTGGCCATATACTATAACTTGCTCTTTGCCGGTTCAATTATTTTTAACGGATCTAATATTTTTTTTCTGCCTAATCTTTTCTCTATTACAATATTTGTCAGTCTTATCAGTCTTTTAAGCATTGTAGCTAGTGCTGTAAATTACAGCCGAAGGAAAATCTATAAGTCGAAGGCAGAAGAGGTAAATTTCATTTTTAATAGTATTCCTATCGGAATATGCAGAACAGATGGTTTTGGAAATATTCTAACCCAGAATAAATTTTTAGCGTTTTTATTAGGCGCGGAACAAATAAAGAAAAAATCAAATATAGTTGAACTTATTAGCGATTCTAAATTCAGCGAATATTTTTCTCAAATTAATTATTCAGGTGCAGATGCTCGGGAAGTCAGTGTAAATTATAAGAACGAAGAAGATAAAATGATTTATCTGAGAGTTATATCGAAATATAAATCAACAGAAAGCGGGAATAAAAATATTGACTTCATTATTAAAGACGAGTCTAACGAAGTCCTGGCAAGAAATGAGCAAAAAGAAATTGCTTTAAAATTGCTTAATGAAACAAAAGAAAAAGAGCATTTCGCTCAAATGCGGATTTTGGAAAAGAATCAAAAAATTCAATTATTAGCAAAAATTAATCACGAAGTGAGAACACCGCTTAATGCCATTCTAATGTTTCAACAAATGATCGAAGAAGATATACTTCGATCGATGGAAGAAGTAAAAAAGTATTCTAAATCTGTAAAAACAGCAGTTGGTCATTTGCTTAATACGATTGACAATTTTATTTATTATGCTAAAATTGAAACAGGTAAGATGGAAAATGAAATGGCTCTCTTCAACATCCAAGAGGAAATTGAAGACATTATACAGTTGCTAAAACCATTAGCGTTAGGTAAATGCATTGGCCTAAGTTTAATCTTAGAAAAATCTTCCAGAATATTGGCTTATTCGGATGTGAAAAAATATAGACAGATAATGACTAATTTAATTGCCAATTCAATAAAGTTCACACGAACAGGTAATATCAATGTTATTCTGAATAATAGGCATCTTGATGATGATCAATATGAAATTATAACAAAAATTGAAGATACCGGCATAGGTATAGCGAAAGACAAACTAACTGATATATTCAATCCATTCGTTTCATTGAACGAAGATAATTCTGAGCGATATAGCGGCGGTCTCGGGTTGGCAATTTGTAAAGAGTTTATTCAAATACTGGAAGGAAAAATCGAAATTACTAGCGTTGTCGGACAAGGGTCAGAATTTGTAGTCACAATTCCATATCAATACGATTTTTCAAAAATAAATGCAAAAAGTTTTTGA
- a CDS encoding CDP-alcohol phosphatidyltransferase family protein: protein MLFKQLRTLRLPDILTLLGLLSVSLSVYFSFKGLLILAYALILLQFLLDYFDGKLARAIGGGALGVYLDSFTDFMAVASSVVFGWFIGITGPAMLVAGFLNVGAAAIRLAYFTAYKQKGFTGIPTVLAASAVSTIALLGYLFAPAYLKWLVIFYFISAVAMISDLKLKKI, encoded by the coding sequence ATGTTATTTAAACAACTCCGTACTCTTCGGTTGCCGGATATTCTTACCTTGCTCGGTCTGTTAAGTGTTTCCTTGTCCGTTTATTTTTCTTTCAAAGGACTTTTGATTCTTGCTTACGCTCTTATCCTTCTGCAATTCCTCTTAGATTATTTTGATGGAAAGTTGGCTCGGGCAATTGGCGGGGGAGCGTTGGGTGTTTATCTGGATAGTTTTACAGATTTTATGGCGGTGGCTTCTTCTGTTGTATTTGGTTGGTTTATAGGTATAACCGGTCCCGCAATGCTCGTTGCCGGATTTTTAAACGTTGGTGCAGCGGCAATAAGACTTGCATATTTCACAGCATATAAACAAAAGGGATTCACCGGCATTCCGACTGTTCTTGCTGCTTCGGCTGTTTCAACAATTGCACTTCTCGGTTATTTGTTTGCACCGGCATATCTCAAATGGTTGGTCATTTTTTATTTTATCTCGGCTGTGGCAATGATCTCAGATTTAAAACTAAAAAAAATATAA
- a CDS encoding lmo0937 family membrane protein, with protein MLYTIAVVLIVLWLLGFLAFPVAGGLIHVLLVIAIIMILLRVISGRRVL; from the coding sequence ATGTTATATACAATCGCGGTAGTTTTAATAGTTCTATGGTTACTAGGATTTCTCGCATTCCCTGTTGCCGGAGGTCTTATTCACGTTCTTCTTGTAATTGCAATAATAATGATTCTGCTAAGAGTGATAAGCGGCAGACGTGTACTCTGA
- a CDS encoding DUF748 domain-containing protein, translated as MIQIPQFKKELFKRGELSTRKILKYTGIVIGSIILIFALVLLFFPDPFINAFLKDRINKNFAEAYPAYSIKLGDLHYNVWKNRLGCDSLTVKAKDSTFTCKVASFSVGGMGWMKILLQKDSTLDVAKNAAINAEKIVLTFHKSQNEIRLKTLHVSVPDSEMTADSIKYYSLINDEQFFAKSKFRQTRFRFDIPQIKIIGLDYFAMLEENIYRAKNINIHDVFADILVNMDKPYDKNSSNPQMPNEALSSMKEKVKIDSLNITNGRLKYSERFAVRAKPGVITFNKVKVSVSGIANHTSTLDTAIVNGEGVFMNSGTMKLSMAIPLAPKNFSLHYSGSLSRLDVTKLNEFIEPGEHHRIKSGTLQSASFNINVNRGHATGTLRAIYKDVTIAILNKDTGSEKGIFDRIFSFFGKVFVIRGTNTPDEKGLMKIGEINYTRNPQDYFLQFVWFALRGGVADLVGFPKE; from the coding sequence ATGATACAAATACCACAGTTTAAAAAAGAATTATTCAAGCGGGGAGAACTATCGACTCGGAAAATTTTAAAGTATACAGGAATTGTTATTGGGAGTATTATACTAATCTTTGCATTGGTATTACTTTTCTTTCCGGATCCTTTTATTAATGCATTCTTAAAAGACCGCATTAATAAAAATTTTGCAGAAGCCTATCCGGCATACTCAATAAAGCTTGGCGATTTGCATTACAATGTCTGGAAGAATCGTTTAGGATGTGATTCATTAACAGTGAAAGCTAAAGATTCTACATTCACATGCAAAGTTGCTTCATTTTCCGTGGGCGGAATGGGTTGGATGAAAATACTTCTGCAAAAAGATTCTACTCTTGATGTTGCAAAGAACGCAGCAATTAATGCGGAAAAAATTGTTCTTACTTTTCATAAGTCTCAGAATGAAATTCGTTTAAAAACATTGCATGTATCGGTGCCTGATTCCGAAATGACTGCAGATTCAATAAAATATTATTCTTTAATTAACGATGAGCAATTTTTTGCAAAAAGTAAATTCAGACAAACAAGATTTCGTTTTGATATTCCTCAAATAAAAATAATTGGTTTGGATTATTTCGCGATGCTAGAGGAAAATATCTATAGAGCCAAAAATATTAATATACATGATGTGTTTGCTGATATCCTGGTGAACATGGACAAGCCATATGACAAAAACTCATCTAATCCACAGATGCCGAACGAGGCTCTCTCTTCAATGAAGGAGAAAGTAAAAATTGATAGTCTGAATATTACTAATGGGCGGTTGAAATATTCTGAGAGGTTTGCAGTAAGAGCAAAACCTGGAGTAATTACATTTAATAAAGTCAAAGTTTCAGTAAGTGGAATTGCGAATCATACCTCTACACTTGATACTGCGATTGTTAATGGCGAGGGTGTTTTTATGAACTCCGGTACAATGAAACTATCTATGGCAATTCCTCTCGCTCCAAAGAATTTTTCTTTACATTATTCCGGTTCGCTCAGCAGGTTGGATGTGACTAAACTAAATGAATTTATAGAACCAGGTGAACATCATCGTATAAAATCCGGAACTCTTCAGTCCGCATCGTTTAATATCAATGTTAATAGGGGACATGCAACCGGTACCTTGCGAGCCATTTATAAAGATGTAACCATTGCAATCCTGAATAAAGATACCGGAAGTGAAAAAGGAATTTTCGATCGGATCTTTTCATTCTTTGGAAAAGTATTTGTCATCCGCGGAACTAATACGCCGGATGAAAAAGGTTTAATGAAGATCGGGGAAATAAATTACACAAGGAATCCGCAAGATTATTTTCTCCAATTTGTTTGGTTTGCTCTTAGAGGCGGTGTTGCCGATTTAGTCGGATTCCCTAAAGAATAA
- a CDS encoding ice-binding family protein, which produces MNIHIINSKNLLNQCIRFTGAILIFVLIMPAVAFSQLSNYPNPSVVPLLTAGTYGALASTGITGSANVSGDVGTITGGIGVGITYTGTNWNIDDVNHNTQAQADLADALTNINDHSARPSNFTIPSDLLNGLTLYKGVYDGVALALTGTLILSGGATDVFIIRASTSLTMNSNSNVLLTGGAVWSNVFWYVGTSATALSGTTFYGIILANTSITLNAGATSVTAQLLANTGAVTINSDVLPVELTSFTAVLNNRVVELNWNTATEVNNYGFNVELRIQNGEWNKIGFIQGHGNSNSPKDYSFVDKNPQVGKLQYRLKQIDFDGAFEYSDVAEVEVESPKQFTVYQNYPNPFNPTTNITYEIPVNSKVMIKVYDVLGSEVAILLNEEKLPGRYQVEFNASHLPSGIYFYSINTGNNNPIMKKMILLK; this is translated from the coding sequence ATGAATATTCATATAATTAATTCGAAAAATTTATTGAACCAATGTATTCGTTTTACTGGTGCGATTCTAATATTTGTTTTGATAATGCCTGCCGTTGCTTTTTCGCAACTATCAAATTATCCCAACCCATCTGTTGTACCACTTTTAACAGCGGGAACTTATGGAGCTTTAGCTTCAACGGGGATTACCGGTTCTGCAAATGTTTCTGGTGATGTTGGTACTATTACAGGAGGAATTGGTGTGGGAATAACATATACCGGAACGAACTGGAATATCGATGACGTTAATCATAATACACAAGCGCAAGCCGACTTGGCGGACGCGTTAACAAATATCAACGATCACTCAGCGCGACCTTCGAATTTTACAATCCCATCTGATCTTTTGAATGGATTAACTCTATATAAGGGTGTCTATGACGGAGTCGCACTTGCTCTTACCGGAACTCTTATACTAAGCGGGGGCGCAACAGATGTTTTCATTATACGTGCGTCGACTTCACTTACGATGAACTCTAACAGTAATGTATTATTAACAGGTGGAGCGGTGTGGTCAAATGTCTTTTGGTACGTCGGCACTTCGGCAACTGCTCTTAGTGGGACAACTTTTTATGGAATCATACTTGCTAATACCTCAATCACACTGAATGCAGGTGCAACATCGGTGACAGCACAATTGTTGGCGAATACCGGTGCAGTAACAATAAACTCTGATGTATTGCCAGTGGAACTGACATCTTTCACAGCAGTGTTAAACAACAGAGTTGTAGAATTGAATTGGAACACAGCTACAGAAGTAAATAACTATGGGTTCAATGTAGAATTGAGAATTCAGAATGGAGAATGGAATAAGATAGGCTTCATTCAAGGGCATGGTAATAGCAACTCGCCAAAAGATTATTCGTTTGTTGACAAGAATCCACAAGTTGGAAAATTGCAATACAGATTGAAGCAAATTGATTTTGACGGCGCGTTCGAATACTCGGATGTTGCAGAAGTTGAAGTAGAATCACCGAAGCAGTTTACAGTTTATCAGAATTATCCAAATCCATTCAATCCGACAACAAACATCACGTATGAAATTCCGGTGAATTCAAAAGTTATGATAAAAGTTTATGATGTACTTGGAAGCGAAGTTGCAATCCTTTTAAACGAAGAAAAACTTCCGGGCAGATATCAAGTCGAATTTAATGCGTCTCATTTGCCATCGGGAATTTATTTTTACTCGATCAACACGGGTAATAATAATCCGATTATGAAGAAGATGATTCTTTTGAAATAA
- a CDS encoding CsbD family protein — protein sequence MNALIIKGNWNELSGKLKQQFANLTDDDLLFKEGKEEELLGRLQSKLGKTKEELRNIISKL from the coding sequence ATGAACGCACTGATAATTAAAGGAAACTGGAATGAACTCTCAGGTAAACTCAAACAACAATTCGCAAATCTGACTGATGATGATTTGTTGTTCAAGGAAGGTAAAGAAGAGGAACTATTGGGAAGATTGCAGAGTAAACTCGGAAAAACTAAGGAAGAATTACGAAATATAATTTCAAAATTATAA